A stretch of Raphanus sativus cultivar WK10039 unplaced genomic scaffold, ASM80110v3 Scaffold0596, whole genome shotgun sequence DNA encodes these proteins:
- the LOC108844125 gene encoding beta-glucosidase 3 — translation MEQKGERKNDMDWVLSLVIITISLALPLHVSCSDVYSRSDFPEGFAFGSGTSAYQWEGAAAEDGRKPSVWDTFVHSRNLDNGDITCDGYHKYKEDVQLMVETGLDAFKFSISWSRLIPNGRGPVNPKGLQFYKNFIQELVTHGIEPHATLFHYDLPQALEDDYGGWLNRTIIEDFTAYADVCFREFGSHVKFWTTINEANIFTIGGYNDGITGPGRCSRKCSSGNSSTEPYIVGHNLLLAHASASRLYRQKYKDMQGGSVGLSLYAIGFSPSTSSKDDEMAAQRARDFDLGWMLAPLTLGDYPYVMRRSIGSRLPDFSEEESELVKGSSDFIGIIHYLAAIVTNTKPYFPGYSDYYYDTGVTSSYTCNITTSQCSVTPWALEGVLEYIKQSYGNPPVYILENGKTIKGDFQLQLKDTPRIEYLHVYMGAVLSAVRNGSDTRGYFVWSLMDVYELLGGYGKSYGLYYVNFSDAHLTRSPKLSAHWYSAFIKGDATFLGSQGISQLQSNFSSSSL, via the exons ATGGAGCAAAAAGGAGAGAGGAAGAACGACATGGATTGGGTTTTGTCTCTCGTCATCATCACCATTTCCCTGGCTCTCCCTTTACATGTGAGTTGCAGCGATGTCTACAGCAGGAGCGATTTCCCTGAGGGCTTCGCTTTCGGCTCTGGTACTTCTGCTTATCAG TGGGAAGGGGCTGCTGCTGAAGACGGGAGAAAGCCGAGCGTCTGGGATACTTTCGTCCACTCTC GTAACTTAGATAACGGAGACATAACATGTGATGGTTATCACAAGTACAag GAAGATGTGCAGCTCATGGTGGAAACTGGCTTGGATGCTTTCAAATTCTCCATCTCTTGGTCCAGGCTTATACCAA ATGGAAGAGGTCCTGTTAACCCAAAGGGTCTCCAGTTTTACAAAAACTTCATCCAAGAGCTTGTAACACACG GAATTGAACCACATGCTACACTCTTCCACTACGATCTACCTCAAGCTCTCGAGGATGACTATGGAGGCTGGCTAAACCGCACTATCAT TGAAGACTTCACTGCTTATGCAGACGTCTGCTTCAGAGAGTTTGGGAGTCACGTCAAATTCTGGACCACCATCAACGAGGCTAATATATTCACCATTGGAGGTTACAACGATGGGATAACTGGGCCTGGTCGTTGTTCCAGAAAATGCTCGTCAGGGAACTCTTCAACTGAACCATATATTGTAGGCCATAACTTGCTTCTTGCACACGCCTCTGCTTCAAGATTGTATCGACAAAAGTACAAG GATATGCAAGGAGGTTCCGTTGGCTTAAGCTTGTATGCAATAGGGTTTTCTCCTTCAACAAGCTCCAAGGATGATGAAATGGCAGCTCAAAGAGCCAGAGATTTCGACTTGGGCTG GATGCTTGCGCCTCTTACATTGGGAGACTATCCATATGTAATGAGAAGAAGCATTGGATCAAGACTGCCAGATTTCTCAGAGGAAGAATCAGAGCTAGTTAAAGGCTCCTCTGACTTTATAGGAATCATTCACTATCTTGCAGCTATTGTCACAAACACCAAACCTTATTTTCCAGGATACTCAGACTACTACTATGACACTGGCGTAACTTCGTCAT ACACTTGTAATATTACAACTTCTCAA TGTTCTGTTACTCCATGGGCTTTAGAAGGTGTTCTGGAGTATATAAAGCAGAGCTATGGCAACCCTCCTGTCTACATTCTTGAGAATG GTAAAACGATTAAGGGGGATTTTCAGCTGCAACTAAAGGATACACCAAGGATTGAGTACTTACATGTTTACATGGGTGCTGTGCTCAGTGCCGTTAG GAATGGGTCTGACACGAGGGGATACTTTGTATGGTCACTGATGGATGTATATGAGTTACTTGGCGGATACGGTAAAAGCTACGGATTGTACTATGTTAATTTCAGTGATGCTCATCTCACGAGATCTCCAAAACTCTCTGCTCATTGGTACTCTGCTTTTATCAAGGGTGACGCCACCTTTCTTGGTTCTCAAGGCATCTCGCAATTGCAAAGCaacttctcttcttcctctttgtaA